A window of Kribbella amoyensis contains these coding sequences:
- a CDS encoding glutamate-cysteine ligase family protein, with protein MTEPGSTPATTPIGSRAEAEGYVAMVCFKHGPPRLHGVELEWTVHHADDPHRPLDAGHLSKALGDHAPTTLVPDSPQRPLGRGALVTVEPGGQVEISGPASASVAALIDDTAADAAQLTSLLLDADLIPGAHGLDPFRTPRRILTVPRYAAMERAFQRLGPHGPRMMCSTAGLQICLDAGEIGDTALRWRALHDLGPVMVALFANSRRRAGSDTGWASARTEATFGTCAPFTEPPPLDADPAAAWARMAMEAPVLCLRRGDSWDAPAGLSFGAWADGALPGDRPTYDDLEYHLSTLFPPVRPRGYLEVRYLDAQSGEGWIPPVLLLTALMSERTVVDRALAAAGPAAGRWFPAAREGLGDELVRQAARDVVELGTSVLDRTGAAPELIDQVATRLHRIVDDTHRRRAS; from the coding sequence GTGACGGAGCCAGGTTCGACCCCGGCGACGACTCCGATCGGCTCCCGGGCCGAGGCGGAGGGATACGTCGCGATGGTTTGTTTCAAACACGGCCCACCGCGGTTGCACGGCGTCGAGCTGGAGTGGACCGTGCACCACGCGGACGACCCGCACCGGCCCCTCGACGCCGGTCATCTCAGCAAGGCCCTGGGCGATCACGCGCCCACCACCCTGGTTCCGGACAGCCCGCAGCGTCCGCTCGGCCGGGGTGCACTGGTCACCGTGGAGCCGGGTGGCCAGGTGGAGATCTCCGGCCCCGCCTCGGCCTCCGTGGCCGCACTGATCGACGACACCGCCGCCGACGCGGCGCAGCTGACTTCCCTTCTTCTCGACGCGGACCTGATCCCGGGCGCCCACGGCCTGGACCCGTTCCGCACTCCCCGCCGCATCCTGACCGTGCCCCGGTACGCCGCGATGGAGCGGGCCTTCCAGCGGCTCGGCCCGCACGGTCCCCGGATGATGTGCAGCACGGCCGGCCTGCAGATCTGCCTCGACGCCGGTGAGATCGGTGACACCGCGTTGCGCTGGCGGGCCCTGCACGACCTCGGCCCGGTGATGGTCGCGCTGTTCGCCAACTCCCGGCGGCGGGCCGGGTCCGACACCGGGTGGGCCTCCGCCCGGACCGAGGCCACCTTCGGCACCTGTGCCCCGTTCACCGAGCCGCCGCCGCTCGACGCCGACCCGGCCGCCGCGTGGGCCCGGATGGCGATGGAAGCACCCGTCCTCTGCCTGCGCCGCGGCGACAGCTGGGACGCCCCGGCCGGTCTCAGCTTCGGCGCCTGGGCCGACGGTGCGTTGCCCGGTGACCGGCCGACGTACGACGACCTCGAGTACCACCTGTCCACCTTGTTCCCACCGGTCCGTCCGCGTGGGTACCTCGAAGTGCGATACCTCGATGCCCAGAGCGGTGAGGGCTGGATCCCCCCGGTGCTGCTGCTCACCGCGTTGATGTCCGAGCGCACCGTGGTCGACCGGGCGCTCGCTGCCGCCGGTCCGGCCGCCGGGCGCTGGTTCCCGGCGGCGCGCGAAGGGCTCGGCGACGAGCTGGTCCGGCAGGCCGCGCGGGACGTCGTCGAGCTGGGGACCAGCGTGCTCGATCGCACCGGTGCCGCCCCTGAGCTGATCGACCAGGTCGCCACCCGACTGCACCGCATCGTCGACGACACCCACAGAAGGCGAGCATCATGA
- the egtB gene encoding ergothioneine biosynthesis protein EgtB — protein MTHQLSDLSTEGLRVFVAEQLERSRSRTVQLTDAVDTDDLVRQHSRLMSPLVWDYAHIGNQEELWLVRDVGGREPVRQDIDELYDAFMHARADRPALPLLGPAETRTYVGEVRDKVLDVLDHVRFDQGRELVDNGFAFGMIVQHEQQHDETMLATHQLRAGLPVLDAPPPPPGRRLAAPEVLVPGGVFELGTSVEPWALDNERPAHSVRVAPYFIDTAPVSNGDYLKFVLGGGYQDQQWWSDAGWAHVQKASLTGPRFWDQVDGHWMRTRFGHQELLPLDEPVMHVCFYEAEAYAKWAGKRLPTEEEWEFAARFDPSTGRTRRFPWGDDSPGPQHANLGQRHLGPAPTGAYPAGASPLGVEQLIGDVWEWTSSDFRPYPGFRAFPYDEYSLVFFGPDYKILRGGSFGTDEVVARSTFRNWDYPIRRQIFAGFRCARDPRPAELA, from the coding sequence ATGACCCACCAACTGTCCGATCTCTCCACCGAGGGGCTGCGCGTCTTCGTCGCCGAGCAGCTCGAACGGTCCCGGAGCCGGACCGTCCAGCTGACCGACGCGGTCGACACCGACGACCTGGTCCGGCAGCACTCCCGGCTGATGTCACCGCTGGTCTGGGACTACGCCCACATCGGCAACCAGGAGGAGCTCTGGCTGGTCCGCGACGTGGGTGGCCGCGAACCGGTCCGCCAGGACATCGACGAGCTGTACGACGCGTTCATGCACGCCCGGGCCGACCGTCCGGCGCTGCCGTTGCTCGGTCCGGCCGAGACCCGGACGTACGTCGGCGAGGTGCGGGACAAGGTGCTCGACGTGCTCGACCACGTCCGGTTCGACCAGGGGCGCGAGCTGGTCGACAACGGGTTCGCCTTCGGCATGATCGTCCAGCACGAGCAGCAGCACGACGAGACGATGCTGGCCACTCACCAGTTGCGGGCCGGCCTGCCCGTCCTCGACGCCCCGCCGCCACCGCCCGGCCGGCGGCTCGCGGCCCCCGAGGTCCTCGTCCCAGGGGGCGTGTTCGAGCTGGGGACGTCGGTCGAGCCGTGGGCGCTGGACAACGAGCGCCCCGCGCACTCGGTCCGCGTCGCGCCGTACTTCATCGACACCGCGCCGGTGAGTAACGGCGACTACCTGAAGTTCGTGCTCGGCGGTGGGTACCAGGACCAGCAGTGGTGGTCCGACGCGGGCTGGGCGCACGTCCAGAAGGCGTCGCTCACCGGCCCGCGGTTCTGGGACCAGGTGGACGGCCACTGGATGCGCACCCGCTTCGGGCACCAGGAGCTGCTCCCGCTGGACGAACCGGTCATGCACGTCTGCTTCTACGAGGCCGAGGCGTACGCGAAGTGGGCCGGCAAGCGGCTGCCGACCGAGGAGGAGTGGGAGTTCGCGGCCCGGTTCGACCCGTCGACCGGGCGGACCAGGCGGTTCCCCTGGGGCGACGACAGTCCGGGCCCACAGCACGCGAACCTGGGCCAGCGCCACCTCGGTCCGGCCCCGACCGGCGCGTACCCGGCCGGTGCCTCGCCGCTCGGCGTCGAGCAGCTGATCGGTGACGTCTGGGAGTGGACCAGCAGCGACTTCCGGCCGTACCCGGGCTTCCGCGCGTTCCCGTACGACGAGTACTCGCTGGTCTTCTTCGGTCCCGACTACAAGATCCTCCGCGGCGGCTCGTTCGGTACCGACGAGGTGGTGGCCCGGAGCACCTTCCGGAACTGGGACTACCCGATCCGGCGGCAGATCTTCGCCGGTTTCCGCTGTGCCCGTGACCCCCGCCCCGCGGAGCTCGCCTAG
- the egtC gene encoding ergothioneine biosynthesis protein EgtC, with protein MCRHLAYLGPPVTLASLVLDPPHSLYEQSWAPWDMRGGGSVNADGFGLAWYDGADAQPVRYRRSVPIWADESLPAVARSVRSGAVLAAIRNGTVGMPLGESAVAPFTHGRWAFSHNGLISGWPASVEKLAERLPVTDLLTLDAPMDSALLWALIQARLSDGADSAAEVVATVVGEVAAAAPESRLNVLLTDGEHLVATTWIHSLWVRRTADSVTVSSEPWIRDDPDWLEIPDKSLLTATSTSYAIKPLQREGRQ; from the coding sequence GTGTGCCGTCACCTCGCGTACCTCGGCCCGCCGGTCACCCTGGCGTCGCTGGTCCTCGATCCACCGCACTCGCTCTACGAGCAGAGCTGGGCGCCGTGGGACATGCGCGGCGGCGGCAGCGTCAACGCCGACGGCTTCGGCCTCGCCTGGTACGACGGGGCCGACGCCCAGCCGGTCAGGTACAGACGCAGCGTGCCGATCTGGGCGGACGAGTCGCTGCCCGCGGTGGCCCGATCGGTACGCTCCGGCGCGGTCCTCGCGGCCATCCGGAACGGGACCGTCGGGATGCCGCTGGGGGAGTCGGCGGTCGCACCGTTCACGCACGGCCGCTGGGCCTTCAGCCACAACGGCCTGATCTCCGGCTGGCCCGCCTCGGTCGAGAAGCTGGCCGAGCGGCTTCCGGTGACCGACCTGCTCACCCTGGACGCCCCGATGGACTCGGCCCTGCTCTGGGCCCTCATCCAGGCCCGCCTCTCTGACGGCGCCGACAGCGCGGCCGAAGTGGTCGCGACCGTCGTCGGTGAGGTCGCCGCCGCGGCGCCCGAGTCGCGGCTCAACGTCCTGCTGACCGACGGCGAACACCTCGTCGCCACCACCTGGATCCACTCCCTGTGGGTCCGCCGGACCGCGGACTCGGTCACCGTCAGCTCCGAGCCGTGGATCCGCGACGATCCCGACTGGCTGGAGATCCCGGACAAATCATTGCTCACCGCAACCAGCACCTCGTACGCCATCAAGCCTCTGCAGAGGGAAGGACGACAGTGA
- the egtD gene encoding L-histidine N(alpha)-methyltransferase: MTLIDVQLTPDYAARALRADARAGLTADPKWLAPKWFYDARGSELFEEITRLPEYYPSRAEREILRARSAEIAQLTGAHTLVELGSGSSEKTRLLLDGLRDHGTLTTFVPLDVSESALREAAAAINTDYPALTVHGVVGDFTAHLDKLPGEAPRVVAFLGGTIGNLIPAERETFYASIREVLEPGEWLLLGTDLVKDPATLVAAYDDSAGVTAEFNRNVLRVLNRQLGADFDVEAFSHVAVWDPDNEWIEMHLRADKAMRVLIPEIRLEVEFAEGEELSTEISAKFHRYGVEAELGKAGFTPGAWWTDEAERYALSLWQAV, from the coding sequence GTGACCCTGATCGACGTTCAGCTCACCCCGGACTACGCCGCCCGCGCGTTGCGGGCGGACGCCCGGGCCGGCCTCACCGCGGATCCGAAGTGGCTGGCCCCGAAATGGTTCTACGACGCCCGGGGGAGCGAGCTCTTCGAGGAGATCACGAGGCTCCCGGAGTACTACCCGAGCCGGGCCGAGCGGGAGATCCTGCGGGCCCGGTCGGCCGAGATCGCCCAGCTCACCGGCGCGCACACCCTGGTCGAGCTGGGATCCGGGTCCTCGGAGAAGACCCGGTTGCTGCTCGACGGACTGCGGGACCACGGCACGCTGACCACGTTCGTCCCGCTGGACGTGTCCGAGTCCGCGTTGCGCGAGGCGGCCGCGGCGATCAACACGGACTACCCGGCGCTCACCGTGCACGGGGTGGTCGGCGACTTCACCGCGCACCTGGACAAGCTGCCCGGGGAGGCGCCCCGCGTGGTCGCGTTCCTCGGCGGCACCATCGGCAACCTGATCCCGGCCGAACGGGAGACCTTCTACGCCTCGATCCGCGAGGTGCTCGAGCCCGGCGAGTGGCTGCTGCTCGGGACCGACCTGGTGAAGGACCCGGCCACCCTGGTCGCGGCGTACGACGACAGCGCGGGCGTGACGGCCGAGTTCAACCGGAACGTACTGCGGGTGCTGAACCGGCAGCTCGGCGCCGACTTCGACGTGGAGGCGTTCAGCCACGTCGCCGTCTGGGACCCGGACAACGAGTGGATCGAGATGCACCTGCGGGCCGACAAGGCGATGCGGGTGCTGATCCCGGAGATCCGGCTCGAGGTGGAGTTCGCCGAGGGCGAGGAACTGAGTACCGAGATCTCCGCCAAGTTCCACCGGTACGGCGTGGAGGCCGAGCTGGGCAAGGCCGGGTTCACCCCGGGTGCCTGGTGGACCGACGAAGCGGAGCGGTACGCGCTGTCGCTCTGGCAAGCCGTCTGA
- a CDS encoding ABC transporter substrate-binding protein produces the protein MRNTRVKTKIIGTALACAGLLTATACGGSDSGGSADGPVTVTVMTWESAETNAAIKKALEGFKDDNITVTMVDTPSGGYGDKLASLTQAKKLPDLFWCGNDTEQQYTSQGLLVDWSKRITDGEGDFKADKFVGSAIENWKTADGQMGGLPSLMNTYGVWYNADAFKAAGLAEPKTGWTWDDMYSAAGQLANKGGAKYGLVADQLTSLDGPFTMSMYSVSAGGAPFTDNVNHPTKAEADDKFTEGVTKLVDSIKSGAVAPPGYDASNVQALFSAGKVPMMFGGQWLAAGFQTDKPKIKYGFVPFPQVTTPATLFDSVGICTPQYTANEDATYKVLEYINTKVWDAVLPASPVAPPAYTPAQESYYNALTKAGQTTVVDTVKADLAAEKTVGVRFTTQWASQVGDLTTAMYQPILTGKKPVSDLPAYVGKINDLIKQAG, from the coding sequence ATGAGGAACACGAGAGTGAAGACGAAGATCATCGGTACCGCGCTGGCGTGCGCGGGATTGCTGACGGCCACGGCCTGCGGCGGGTCCGACTCCGGCGGCAGCGCCGACGGCCCGGTCACCGTCACCGTGATGACCTGGGAGTCCGCCGAGACCAACGCCGCGATCAAGAAGGCGCTGGAGGGGTTCAAGGACGACAACATCACCGTGACCATGGTCGACACCCCGAGCGGCGGGTACGGCGACAAGCTCGCGTCGCTGACCCAGGCGAAGAAGCTGCCGGACCTGTTCTGGTGCGGCAACGACACCGAGCAGCAGTACACCTCGCAGGGTCTGCTGGTCGACTGGTCGAAGCGCATCACCGACGGCGAGGGCGACTTCAAGGCCGACAAGTTCGTCGGCTCCGCGATCGAGAACTGGAAGACCGCGGACGGCCAGATGGGCGGTCTGCCGTCGCTGATGAACACCTACGGCGTCTGGTACAACGCGGACGCGTTCAAGGCGGCCGGCCTGGCCGAGCCGAAGACCGGCTGGACCTGGGACGACATGTACTCGGCGGCCGGCCAACTGGCGAACAAGGGTGGCGCGAAGTACGGCCTGGTGGCGGACCAGCTCACCTCCCTGGACGGCCCGTTCACGATGAGCATGTACTCGGTGTCCGCGGGCGGCGCGCCGTTCACCGACAACGTGAACCACCCGACCAAGGCCGAGGCGGACGACAAGTTCACCGAGGGCGTCACCAAGCTGGTCGACTCGATCAAGTCCGGCGCCGTCGCCCCGCCCGGCTATGACGCCTCCAACGTGCAGGCGCTGTTCTCGGCCGGCAAGGTGCCGATGATGTTCGGTGGCCAGTGGCTCGCGGCCGGCTTCCAGACCGACAAGCCGAAGATCAAGTACGGCTTCGTCCCGTTCCCGCAGGTGACCACGCCGGCCACCCTGTTCGACTCGGTCGGCATCTGCACCCCGCAGTACACGGCCAACGAGGACGCGACGTACAAGGTGCTCGAGTACATCAACACCAAGGTGTGGGACGCGGTGCTGCCGGCCTCGCCGGTCGCGCCCCCGGCGTACACGCCGGCCCAGGAGAGCTACTACAACGCGCTGACCAAGGCCGGTCAGACCACGGTCGTCGACACGGTGAAGGCCGACCTGGCCGCGGAGAAGACGGTGGGCGTCCGGTTCACCACGCAATGGGCGTCGCAGGTCGGTGACCTCACCACCGCGATGTACCAGCCGATCCTGACCGGGAAGAAGCCGGTCTCGGACCTGCCCGCCTACGTCGGCAAGATCAACGACCTGATCAAGCAAGCCGGCTGA
- a CDS encoding carbohydrate ABC transporter permease encodes MTTLPTDAAEANALADSPDRAEANRRTPDSRPPRRRRPVRTASWYVTALFICSVMVVPLLWMITIGLKSRTAVFEVPPRLLPHEFNWSNFIDGPKAINFGQLLLNSTIITVLCVLGGVLTAMMAGYALARLRFPGRKLWFYLFVGSMLLPGVVGLIPLFQLYKSIGWYDTWLPLIVPAFLGGNPLFIFLARQYFLAIPYSIDEAAKIDGAGHFRIFTQVMLPLTRPAWITMAILAFQASWNDFLNPLVYLYSSEKWPLAVGMASFISAFAGQTPDWSYYMATNLLYMLPPLIIFFAAQRYFIQGLGSLGSTTQK; translated from the coding sequence GTGACAACACTCCCGACTGACGCCGCCGAGGCGAATGCCCTCGCCGACTCCCCCGACCGCGCCGAGGCGAACCGGCGGACGCCGGACTCCCGGCCACCGCGCCGGCGCCGCCCGGTCCGGACCGCGTCCTGGTACGTGACCGCGCTGTTCATCTGTTCCGTCATGGTGGTCCCGCTGCTGTGGATGATCACCATCGGGCTGAAGAGCAGGACGGCCGTCTTCGAGGTCCCGCCGCGGCTGCTGCCGCACGAGTTCAACTGGAGCAACTTCATCGACGGGCCGAAGGCGATCAACTTCGGCCAGTTGTTGCTCAACTCAACGATCATCACGGTGCTCTGCGTCCTCGGCGGGGTGCTGACCGCGATGATGGCCGGGTACGCGCTGGCCCGGTTGCGGTTCCCGGGCCGCAAGCTGTGGTTCTACCTGTTCGTCGGCAGCATGTTGCTGCCCGGGGTGGTCGGCCTGATCCCGCTGTTCCAGCTGTACAAGAGCATCGGCTGGTACGACACCTGGCTGCCGCTGATCGTGCCGGCCTTCCTCGGCGGCAACCCGTTGTTCATCTTCCTGGCCCGGCAGTACTTCCTGGCCATCCCGTACTCGATCGACGAGGCGGCCAAGATCGACGGCGCCGGGCACTTCCGGATCTTCACCCAGGTGATGCTGCCGCTGACCCGGCCGGCCTGGATCACGATGGCGATCCTGGCGTTCCAGGCGTCCTGGAACGACTTCCTCAACCCGCTGGTCTACCTGTACTCCTCGGAGAAGTGGCCGCTCGCGGTCGGGATGGCGTCGTTCATCTCCGCCTTCGCCGGCCAAACGCCGGACTGGAGCTACTACATGGCCACCAACCTGCTCTACATGCTGCCGCCGCTGATCATCTTCTTCGCCGCGCAGCGCTACTTCATCCAGGGCCTCGGCTCGCTCGGCAGCACGACCCAGAAATAA
- a CDS encoding carbohydrate ABC transporter permease — protein MAVTASAPPRGRRKKAPGRGGMSRNAGSDTRAAYLFIAPAIIGFTVFVVYPLIRSFYLSLTKYNGLTDPVFVGFDNFRRLFTVDPAFWPSLRATGYLVVLYVPLSLAIGLALAMFCNQRFAGVRIVRTLAYLPVVLPAVATITLWKFMLNPQVGLVNTILEKLHLPTSSWLGSSTMSMPSIVLVMLWGVGGTMIIFLAALQAVPTELYEAAKVDGAGSASVFFRITLPMISPIMLLQVILQTTAALQTFNQPKILTGGGPGFSTNVLMLSIYNNGFSNLGRIPQLGYASAQVWVLFVIIIAVIALTAKFSSLWTYSDNTPD, from the coding sequence ATGGCAGTGACTGCCTCGGCGCCGCCTCGCGGACGGCGGAAGAAGGCACCCGGCCGGGGCGGAATGAGCCGGAACGCCGGCTCGGACACCCGAGCGGCGTACCTGTTCATCGCGCCGGCGATCATCGGGTTCACCGTGTTCGTGGTGTATCCGCTGATCCGCTCGTTCTACCTGTCGTTGACCAAGTACAACGGCCTGACCGATCCGGTCTTCGTCGGTTTCGACAACTTCCGCCGGCTGTTCACCGTGGACCCGGCGTTCTGGCCGTCGTTGCGGGCGACCGGCTACCTGGTGGTGCTGTACGTCCCGCTCTCGCTGGCGATCGGGCTGGCGCTGGCGATGTTCTGCAACCAGCGGTTCGCCGGGGTCCGGATCGTCCGCACGCTGGCATACCTGCCGGTGGTGCTGCCCGCGGTCGCCACGATCACGCTGTGGAAGTTCATGCTCAACCCCCAGGTCGGGCTGGTGAACACGATCCTGGAGAAGCTGCACCTGCCGACGAGTTCCTGGCTCGGCAGTTCGACGATGTCGATGCCGTCGATCGTGCTGGTGATGCTGTGGGGCGTCGGCGGCACGATGATCATCTTCCTGGCCGCGCTGCAGGCGGTACCGACCGAGCTGTACGAGGCGGCCAAGGTGGACGGGGCCGGGTCGGCGTCGGTGTTCTTCCGGATCACCCTGCCGATGATCAGCCCGATCATGTTGCTGCAGGTGATCCTGCAGACCACAGCCGCGCTGCAGACGTTCAACCAGCCGAAGATCCTCACCGGCGGCGGACCCGGCTTCAGTACCAACGTGCTGATGCTGTCGATCTACAACAACGGCTTCTCCAACCTGGGCCGGATTCCCCAACTGGGGTACGCGTCCGCGCAGGTGTGGGTGCTGTTCGTGATCATCATCGCCGTCATCGCCCTGACCGCGAAGTTCTCCTCGCTCTGGACCTACAGTGACAACACTCCCGACTGA
- a CDS encoding LacI family DNA-binding transcriptional regulator: MIDVAKRAGVGLGTVSRVVNGGAGVRAETASRVRVAIDELGFQRNEVARALRPGKKSSSLALVLGDLTNPFYASIAKASLEVAGQSGFAVVLGSVDEDPEGEKRAIQELVGRQVAGLMIVPDQGDHSFLTGAGVPVVFVDRPAHGIEADIVMVDNEGGGRLATEHLLGQGHRRIAILLAPSYYTTGRRLRGYRRAHRSAGLDVDESLVVQLPEGTAEAAEKATSELMHRPDPPTAVFASTNFVAEGVLRALRETDRQPAVVGFDDFRMADMLPIPVTVVASDTAELGRTAARLLLDRAANADTRPPQRIVLPCALITRGSGERPPFR; this comes from the coding sequence ATGATCGACGTCGCCAAGCGGGCCGGCGTCGGGCTCGGCACGGTGTCGCGGGTGGTCAACGGCGGCGCCGGCGTCCGGGCGGAGACCGCCAGCCGGGTCCGGGTCGCGATCGACGAACTGGGCTTCCAGCGCAACGAGGTGGCCCGGGCGCTGCGGCCGGGCAAGAAGTCGTCCAGCCTGGCCCTGGTGCTCGGTGACCTGACCAACCCCTTCTACGCCTCGATCGCGAAGGCGTCGCTCGAGGTGGCCGGGCAGTCCGGGTTCGCGGTCGTGCTCGGCTCGGTCGACGAGGATCCCGAGGGGGAGAAGCGGGCGATCCAGGAACTGGTCGGCCGGCAGGTCGCCGGGCTGATGATCGTGCCGGACCAGGGCGACCACTCGTTCCTGACCGGGGCCGGGGTGCCGGTGGTGTTCGTCGACCGGCCGGCGCACGGGATCGAGGCCGACATCGTGATGGTCGACAACGAGGGCGGCGGCCGGCTCGCCACCGAACACCTGCTGGGCCAGGGTCATCGGCGGATCGCGATCCTGCTCGCGCCGTCGTACTACACCACCGGCCGCAGGTTGCGTGGGTACCGGCGGGCGCATCGCTCCGCCGGGCTGGACGTGGACGAGTCGCTCGTCGTCCAGCTGCCCGAGGGCACCGCGGAGGCGGCCGAGAAGGCGACCAGCGAACTGATGCACCGGCCGGATCCGCCGACCGCGGTGTTCGCCTCCACCAACTTCGTTGCCGAGGGCGTGCTTCGGGCACTGCGCGAGACCGACCGGCAGCCGGCCGTGGTCGGCTTCGACGACTTCCGGATGGCGGACATGCTGCCGATCCCGGTCACGGTCGTTGCCTCCGACACCGCCGAGCTCGGCCGGACCGCGGCCCGGCTGTTGCTCGATCGCGCGGCCAACGCGGACACCCGGCCGCCGCAGCGCATCGTGTTGCCGTGCGCCCTGATCACCCGCGGTTCCGGCGAACGCCCACCGTTCCGCTGA
- a CDS encoding CHAP domain-containing protein: MRTALIRITARLTAVTLIGGAAVLGAGTLPAHAATGTVVTDSGTGVTIRSGNATTFGAVGTQPNGPVEIDCQLYGEPVTGKYGRSLIWDHVPGKGYISDAYVNTGSSGLVAPLCTSNPRADKAIAWYSARNGSTAFQGYCEMAAENSYGKTGIYASAKANWNDAVARGAAHRGDLNPPKGALVFWDLAAPYGHVGVARGDGYFWATSVGGKIGLAKLPYFNSYLGWAWPNF; the protein is encoded by the coding sequence ATGCGTACCGCCCTCATACGCATCACGGCCCGACTCACCGCCGTCACCTTGATCGGCGGCGCCGCCGTCCTCGGCGCCGGCACCCTCCCCGCCCACGCCGCCACCGGCACCGTGGTCACCGACAGCGGGACCGGTGTGACCATCCGGTCCGGCAACGCCACCACCTTCGGCGCGGTCGGCACCCAGCCCAACGGCCCGGTCGAGATCGACTGCCAGCTCTACGGCGAGCCGGTCACCGGCAAGTACGGCCGCAGCCTGATCTGGGACCACGTTCCCGGCAAGGGCTACATCTCCGACGCCTACGTCAACACCGGCAGCTCCGGCCTGGTCGCCCCGCTCTGCACCAGCAACCCACGCGCCGACAAGGCGATCGCGTGGTACTCCGCCCGCAACGGTTCCACGGCGTTCCAGGGGTACTGCGAGATGGCCGCCGAGAACTCCTACGGCAAGACCGGGATCTACGCGTCGGCCAAGGCGAACTGGAACGACGCCGTCGCCCGCGGCGCCGCCCATCGCGGCGACCTGAACCCACCGAAGGGCGCCCTGGTCTTCTGGGACCTCGCCGCCCCCTACGGCCATGTCGGCGTCGCCCGCGGTGACGGGTACTTCTGGGCCACCAGCGTCGGCGGCAAGATCGGCCTCGCCAAACTCCCGTACTTCAACAGCTACCTCGGCTGGGCCTGGCCGAACTTCTGA
- a CDS encoding CHAP domain-containing protein, translating into MRTLLSRTFARFTVTVLLGGLAVSGVTLPATAGPEPTAATTAVSTYGPQSRADDAIAWFAARNGSTSYQGYCEKAVENAYGKTGIYASAIANWNDAVRRGAAHKGDLNPPKGALVFWNISSYGHVGLATGDGSFWATSVNGRIGKAKLPYFANYLGWAQPNF; encoded by the coding sequence ATGAGGACACTGCTGTCCCGCACCTTCGCGCGCTTCACGGTCACCGTCCTGCTCGGCGGCCTCGCCGTCTCCGGCGTCACCCTGCCGGCCACGGCCGGCCCGGAACCGACGGCCGCCACCACCGCGGTCAGTACGTACGGGCCGCAGTCCCGGGCCGACGACGCGATCGCCTGGTTCGCCGCCCGCAACGGCTCCACCTCGTACCAGGGGTACTGCGAGAAGGCGGTCGAGAACGCGTACGGCAAGACCGGGATCTACGCGTCGGCGATCGCGAACTGGAACGACGCCGTCCGCCGCGGCGCCGCCCACAAGGGTGATCTGAACCCGCCGAAGGGCGCGCTGGTGTTCTGGAACATCAGCTCCTACGGCCATGTCGGCCTGGCCACCGGCGACGGCTCGTTCTGGGCCACCAGCGTGAACGGCAGGATCGGCAAGGCGAAGCTGCCGTACTTCGCCAACTACCTCGGCTGGGCCCAGCCCAACTTCTGA
- a CDS encoding NBR1-Ig-like domain-containing protein gives MRPAQARYVIGSRMRELREAAGVPLTRAATLSGWDKGHLSRVERGHTKPSRELIEWYDVSFGAEDALVNQLVELDAAVRAGKDMSQRDLRRHVQPMLLGGSVPVDHHPEDRAELVGETVPDGTRVCRDEEFEKTWQIRNSGERPWSGRWLTRQGAAATPGWLRSPQRARLPNADPGEVVTVRMTLQAPSQVGASTAYFKVTDEAGRLYYPGLESPPVYCTIFTVYEL, from the coding sequence GTGCGGCCAGCTCAGGCTCGCTATGTGATCGGCTCCCGGATGCGTGAGCTCCGGGAGGCCGCCGGTGTGCCGCTGACCCGCGCGGCGACCTTGTCCGGCTGGGACAAGGGTCACCTGTCCCGGGTCGAACGCGGGCACACCAAACCGAGCCGCGAGCTGATCGAGTGGTACGACGTGTCGTTCGGCGCCGAGGACGCGCTGGTCAACCAGCTGGTCGAGCTGGACGCCGCGGTCCGGGCCGGAAAGGACATGTCGCAACGGGATCTGCGCCGGCACGTCCAGCCGATGCTGCTCGGTGGTTCGGTCCCGGTGGACCACCATCCCGAGGACCGCGCCGAGCTGGTCGGCGAGACCGTGCCGGACGGGACCAGGGTCTGCCGGGACGAGGAGTTCGAGAAGACCTGGCAGATCCGGAACAGCGGCGAGCGCCCGTGGTCGGGCCGCTGGCTGACCCGCCAGGGCGCTGCGGCGACGCCGGGCTGGCTGCGCTCGCCGCAACGCGCCCGGTTGCCGAACGCCGATCCGGGTGAGGTGGTCACGGTCCGGATGACGCTGCAGGCGCCGTCCCAGGTGGGCGCGTCGACGGCCTATTTCAAGGTCACCGACGAGGCCGGCCGGTTGTATTACCCGGGCCTGGAATCACCGCCGGTGTACTGCACGATCTTCACCGTTTACGAGCTGTAG